In Cyanobacteria bacterium GSL.Bin1, a single window of DNA contains:
- a CDS encoding glycerophosphodiester phosphodiesterase, translated as MTNLIAHRGYSAMAPENTLASFQAALKQPIVGVEFDVHLSADGIPVVIHDASVDRTTNGQGKVAEKTLAQLQALDAGSWFDSRFAKEPIPTLEEVLALFSETPVQLYIELKSPQNWSSPRVRALMKQLDQWRDSPSETLRERCIIASFDHQFIATVREQFPQFRTGYGIADPKQYSQGYLATLNLTNAVLLPHFSLILKSPVLTETLLSQNQEIVTWTVDERPIADKLADLNLSKMISNNLLQTEVKPHSQTLTSD; from the coding sequence ATGACTAATCTAATTGCCCATCGCGGTTACAGTGCAATGGCACCAGAGAATACCTTAGCCAGCTTTCAAGCGGCTTTAAAACAACCCATTGTGGGCGTTGAATTTGATGTTCATCTATCTGCTGATGGCATACCAGTGGTCATTCATGATGCAAGCGTTGACCGCACCACTAATGGTCAGGGAAAAGTAGCAGAAAAAACTCTAGCCCAATTGCAAGCACTGGATGCGGGAAGTTGGTTCGATTCTCGTTTTGCCAAGGAACCGATCCCGACATTAGAAGAAGTTTTAGCCCTCTTTTCTGAAACACCAGTGCAGTTGTATATCGAGTTGAAGTCCCCGCAAAATTGGTCGTCTCCAAGGGTTAGGGCGTTGATGAAGCAGTTGGATCAGTGGCGCGATTCTCCTTCGGAGACGCTTCGCGAACGCTGCATCATTGCTTCATTCGATCATCAGTTTATAGCAACCGTTCGCGAACAGTTTCCTCAATTCAGAACCGGTTATGGAATCGCTGATCCCAAGCAATATTCTCAAGGCTATCTTGCCACACTCAATCTGACTAATGCTGTGCTTCTGCCCCACTTTTCCTTGATTTTAAAGTCCCCTGTACTCACAGAAACCTTACTCAGCCAAAATCAGGAAATCGTGACCTGGACAGTGGATGAACGACCCATTGCTGACAAACTTGCTGACTTAAATCTCAGCAAAATGATTAGCAATAATCTCCTGCAAACAGAAGTTAAACCTCATTCACAAACTCTAACAAGCGATTAA